A portion of the Paenibacillus hamazuiensis genome contains these proteins:
- a CDS encoding response regulator — MKIVLVDDEAGILDGLQILIECYIPACKVVGAAYNGIEGVKLIQEQKPDIVITDIRMPQADGLEMIRTLKEAGCPAKFILLSGYADFEYARRGIQLGVQFYLNKPVEEEELRDCIHKVMEVIKAEKAKLQEVEDLKQQVHNRMQENCLRDVIDVGSENTDYVEELLRMASIPIEDNFFVCALLELGNTFENFKEFVLEPVFRQIDHAFGQYRKVYRFRYSRGQIALVVAHDRDMVYEDLVGSIQRLKESLYRELKLSMTVGIGTVHERAAGISRSFEEARYALSYKVIKGADVVIPYPEIISLPGMAHPISEDMIVQLESGLDNMDEAECVRIIRDIFRQMESERGMSPVDLQLQCLNILLSSVRKMSFLQLQQNNFLGGKLFSPEDASRIRTLEQLEQWMVQVFRGIISFKLEKKIPKKKDIITQIKEYVKDHYNDQISLADLSERFFINPYYLSQLFKQKTGDTYLNFLAQIRINKSKDLLEKTNLKVYEICQMVGYSDAQHFARLFEKLVGVKPSEYRKNSRKK, encoded by the coding sequence GTGAAGATAGTCCTGGTAGACGACGAGGCGGGAATCCTGGACGGCCTCCAGATTTTGATAGAATGCTATATTCCGGCTTGCAAGGTGGTCGGTGCAGCCTACAACGGTATCGAGGGAGTTAAACTGATTCAAGAACAGAAACCCGACATCGTCATAACGGATATCCGAATGCCTCAGGCGGACGGTCTGGAGATGATCAGGACGCTCAAAGAAGCGGGGTGTCCGGCGAAGTTTATTCTACTCAGCGGTTATGCCGACTTTGAATACGCCAGACGGGGCATACAGCTCGGGGTTCAATTTTACCTTAACAAACCGGTGGAGGAAGAAGAGCTGCGCGACTGTATTCATAAGGTTATGGAGGTCATCAAGGCGGAAAAAGCCAAGCTTCAGGAAGTAGAAGATCTGAAGCAACAGGTCCATAACCGGATGCAGGAAAATTGTTTGAGGGACGTCATTGACGTTGGCAGCGAAAATACCGATTACGTGGAAGAACTGCTGCGGATGGCATCCATCCCTATCGAAGATAATTTTTTTGTTTGTGCCTTGTTGGAATTAGGGAATACCTTTGAAAACTTCAAGGAATTTGTTCTTGAACCGGTTTTTCGCCAGATCGATCACGCATTTGGGCAGTACCGGAAAGTATACCGATTCCGTTATTCCAGGGGCCAGATCGCTTTAGTCGTTGCACATGATCGAGATATGGTGTATGAGGATTTGGTCGGCTCCATCCAGCGCCTGAAAGAGTCCCTGTATCGCGAGTTAAAGCTGTCTATGACGGTCGGAATCGGAACCGTGCACGAGCGGGCGGCGGGGATTAGCCGATCCTTTGAGGAAGCCCGTTATGCTTTAAGCTATAAGGTTATCAAAGGCGCGGATGTGGTGATCCCTTATCCCGAGATCATTAGCCTGCCGGGAATGGCCCATCCTATATCGGAAGATATGATCGTCCAATTGGAATCCGGCTTGGATAACATGGACGAAGCGGAGTGCGTTCGCATCATACGTGATATATTCCGGCAGATGGAGTCGGAAAGAGGAATGAGTCCGGTCGACCTCCAATTGCAATGCTTGAACATCCTGTTATCCAGCGTGCGTAAAATGTCTTTCCTTCAGCTGCAGCAAAATAACTTTTTGGGAGGAAAACTATTTTCTCCGGAGGACGCCTCGCGCATTCGAACGCTGGAGCAATTGGAGCAGTGGATGGTTCAAGTTTTCAGAGGAATTATTTCCTTCAAGCTGGAAAAGAAAATACCTAAGAAAAAGGATATCATTACCCAGATCAAAGAATACGTGAAGGACCATTACAACGATCAGATCAGCCTCGCGGATCTGTCCGAGCGCTTTTTCATTAACCCTTATTATTTAAGCCAGTTGTTTAAACAGAAGACAGGCGATACCTATCTAAACTTTCTTGCTCAGATTCGGATTAACAAATCGAAGGATCTGCTGGAGAAAACCAATTTGAAGGTATACGAGATCTGCCAAATGGTCGGCTACTCGGATGCTCAGCATTTTGCCCGTTTATTTGAAAAATTGGTAGGGGTTAAGCCCAGCGAATATCGCAAAAACTCGAGGAAAAAATAG